AGCCTTTctgttgtgtttttttgtttcatttctttatttaacAGGTCATTGAACCAATTCTTTACATTTCTACATTTACTCTGGCTGACATATGGTTGTTTTGGTGTTTATAAATCAGAGTGAAACCTGTGACACATGGATGCATATCAAGCTGGTGTCAGTCAACTTCATAAGTTAAATCCAGCTATACTcatggacaacttttcttggcaacaaAAGAAAGGCTACAGGGgcagagctactgcacatgtactgcttcgcgaagtagtccagttcggcgcgcgtttcgaacttAGTATTGGTTTgcgaaccttccgtatctcctgtaacggctgtttgattattcgagtggccgtcacaggcttagacagccatttgttagtgaaattcgtcacaagctcttTCGGCGAGTTGTCgaaaaagctggagggtgacgagagctcacctgaagacgaagacgccattttgactgggAGGTGCACGTATAAGGTGCAACATTTCACGCGTGCAAAAACGCAAAATaaaactgcataaagtaaaacaaacataaatatctccttggtgcgtactgaccctcttttcaaacagcgtcccgtagaaaataaagtactgttgttttcttttattctcacACAGAaaactatattcttcagcggtagcacacgcattgttcggctctgtagccttcccttcactgccaagaaaagttgtctgcgagtataGATACGTTAATCTAACACTACTTGCTGTTAGTCTAGTTAAATGCCGTTAATCTAGCACCACTTTCAGGATGCATTCTCCACTAGTAGACTGTGCAAAGATGACCTGCAAATATACTACAATTTGATGGACCTTTCTGATGGTATTGAACCTTCTTTGGCACAAAAATGCCATATTCTACCAGCACCTTCTACATACTTTCGCTGCCCAGCAGGACAACAGCTACAATTGCAGTTGTTTATGTGACTTTTGTGCACTATTCGCAGGTGTAAATGAAAATCCagagcatttttctcaatgttgGCTTTGTTCATTATACAATGTTGCCCAATGTCGAGAGAgaagtgtacagtactcacgtatTGAAACAtgttatcactttttttttagtctaaccaactgctatgagcaatttCTTGCGATAACGGtatcatgtcgctgcaaatctggctgctaaaggtaatgttggctctgatgaaacggttcgagtcaaaattacggcgacatgacacgaactgtagatgCTTCAAACAAAAGTACAGTAGAATATCAGTAAACAGAAATCCCTTAAatgaaactgctgcttaaatgtaaCAGCTGCCTCTAATATGGTTGGTTTTGTACTTTTATTCTGCGCTGCTGTTCATCTCTCGGTAAACGGAACaaattttcctggtcccttcaggttccatttaacgagagtctactgtatgtgcatggcatagccctaaattttcatgtttcaatccatgagtacaCATATATGTTGCCAAGTTCAAATTGAAGGGAGGTCAAGGTAGGTGTCAGTGAGTAGCATTTATCATATATTCAACTTGACCAAGAGCGTTATCAGTATATTTATTAAATTTCACTATTTTGACTCGTACAAGGGGTAGGTTATATTATATCTGTAGGCAAGGGCCTAGATGTGTTGAATAATTACAGCCATCACAATAAATAGCATAAGAAACTCTCCAATACTTTTTAAAGTGTTTCCAAATGGTTCAAAATTTAGCCTTTTCATAATTTGTAAAAGTGCTTACAATCTGGTTTACATTAATGCAATTTTAAACTTGTACATGAAATAAGAATTTCGGGAGAAAACCAAACATTATTCTATGTTTAACAATGTCCTGAGAGAACTGTGTACAAATAGGTGCTCACTTTTCACTATATTGAGGCTTTATTGGAAACGCATGGACTGTGTTACACTGTTCTTGTAGAACTAAGACAAGCTAATTTTCTGAAAAGTGTGCAAGGTGATGCCAAGTTTAAGGTTGCATGAAAGGGGTTTCATATAGTCGTACCAACAAGAGTTTTACAGCCAGCAAAAAGATTTATATCAAGGCAAAGTCTACGCTGTATGGTACAGTGTATAGTGATTGTCCCTCCGTTTTGTTGCCCGATTTACACGAGGGTAGATGATGGTAGGCCATTGCAGCATCGCTTTCAGTGTGGTCCAACAGGAAGAAGCACACACACGGCACACAACGCTGTTGCACACAGCTTGCTCAACCCCGCCAACGCAGAGCGTCATGTGATATCTTCTGATGCAGCTAGTGTAAGAtatctatgcttttttttttgtagcagatattgcagcttaATGTATGAATTCTTTGTTTTGCTTAATACCAAAACAAGTCAGTTTAAGTACTTTATGTTGAGTGGTCAGAAATGGTTTCCCCAATTGATGCAACCTCATCTAGACGTGAGCGTTCAGAAAGCTTTGAAATGCAACTACGTCGTTTACCATGGGATGGGatttcaaccacactttatgtatgttacatgcaaaattgaaagacTTCGGGGGTCGaacgcccctcccccctctggctacgtcaATGTCGTTTACCTAAACACGGTTTTTCTCGTATAAGTAAATTactcttgctgcgagaagacgcttagtaagcgagaaaatgcggggggggggggagggggggaagcgacgccaccttgaagtttccgcaccagtcgccgtgacgtcagattccgacggcgtctactagggcctacatagttcctaatcagcaaaaatgaagtacatcgtcCTCCTGAAGTGCAATAGACTTAATATACTAATTTACAGGAAAATGTCGCCAATCTCGCCGAAATACGACACACttcaaaattcgtgacgtcaagcgccGAGATTtcggcatgaaatttaaaaatgaagcattGACCTTGATCACCGTGACCTTGATTAACCTATGATGGTAAAATTAATTCAATATAAACctgttcattgtttcactttagtgtctcttttaGCTGGCAGATGTGCGCTTGTGCATTTTGCCCTGTCGTATAACTTGTGAACATTTCATGAAGTTCACAAAGTTCAAGAGTACTGCTTTCGATGATTGCTCAAAAGATCTGTGTTGCATATTTTCAAGGTTTCAAGATTTGGCATTTGCAAGATTTCATTGATTCACaagttttaaagggaccgacaactggccagaacgggtgattagatcctggtggaaatgaaaaggccgtgaattatagtgacagattccagaatacttttcgcgatctgagtaggatttatatttttaaatcgcgtttaaaagtaacgaaaaccggtatgtcgcgcagcctagcgcgagcgccatgaaccagacgtatgcagtcttaagcactttgttgtacgtagtctaatacttttacacgcaccagaacgagggctgaaaatttgaatatgtatgttattgtcaattcccgcttgcttctaaggtaaaagaagtaaagcatgagatgcggcgctgctttcgtggcttccagcgacacggaggctgcggcgcatgcgcgcggcgtccggcggcgtttcccgcgtagctcgactctcgtctgctctcgtcgtatcggacttttgaagagtagcacgcgagtttgcgctgctgcttgcaaaatgccatcgacttactgttctgtggaggattgctacgacttcatgaacagcaatgttggtgtatcctaccacttgtttcgttttcgaaggcttagcttggcttggcttgactaaaatgtgataaagcgacctgtgtacggccatagtacttctataagaagccccagaaaaacgctataactattgtaaaataatttaataggctagaaagcagtagtcgcggcaccgcaggctttgcaaacgtaacattgccttttcatacttagggcataacttgtcaccactgctggcgtataatcgctatcgcgctcacctctcactgtttgcagcatgtgatattaagactgcataatcgctgcagatcgaaaaactctgattacaaatgttttacggcgttctccgcgttaccactccgtgattagaagctctgaccggtaagcttcccattgcactcaagaaaacgggtaccacaaaagttggttgtcggtccctttaacattcaAAAGCAACCCTGCGGcaccagagaacatctatacgCAGAGAATATCTACCGCATGGAAAACTCTGACAACGTTAACGCTCTCTTGAAACAACGCGGAAAACGAACACATTCACTTGCCCTGGCGTGATTGGCCGAAATTTCGCTTGTCAGCAGAAAGGCGACGTGGACGAGCGAATGATTCTCTTTCTGAACCTTCAGGACAGCGCTCAAAGTTGGTTTTGACCACCGGGGCTTTTGTATAAGCATGCGAGTTTCTTTATGCTTTGCTCtttctaaagcccctccatcacgtCTACTGCCGCTCTCCGTATGCCGTTCTTATGCAATGCGCGCGTGCACTCTTCACCGCACGTCCACCAGAGAGCCGTGCACGAGGCCAGGCGGAAaactcatggaggggctttagctctTTCCTCGTAAGCATGGAGTttatcatttaaaaaaaaaaacgaaacatgaGTGCGCGCCCCCGAGACTCATGTCAACAGGTTGGGACTCCGAGAATGGCAACGCGCGTCATAGCGCGCTGCGTAAACTTTGTCACGTGGTCTCTTTCTCTCGCCTGGCCCATCGTGCGCAGCGTGCGTTCGCGCGTGTCTGCAAGTGTGCAAGTTGCCGGAGTTGGCTGGCTGCGCCAGCCCGCGCTCGCGTGTTGATTTCGCTCGCCCCGAACTTCCTCATTGTGCGTACGACAAGCCAGTTGAAAGAGCTTGCTGCGGGAACGCTTCGCCGCTCCCGTTTCGATAACAGGAGCGCGACCGTTCAGACGTGTCTTGGAACCCGTGCCGCCCAAGCTTAGAAATGTGCAACGTTCAGAGTGCGACGTTGTTTTTCCTTATCGCCTGTTGCATCTCGCCCGTTGTGTTTACATCGGACCCTACAACGACGAGTCATGTGCCATCCGCAACAACGGAGCCTCCTCCGCACGTGTCCACAACGATATCGCCTCAAACAGGTAAACAAGTTAGAAATTCCGTTCTGTCCAGGCTGGTAAATAATTGTCGCAACTTCGTTGACTTCGTGTATCACTTGAGGGACTTTCACACTCCCCCCTTTCACTACGGAGCTCAACAAGTGTCGGCGGGATCACAGATACGCCGACTGAAGTTTTTCCACTTGCCCTTCGTCCTCTGAAAGCTTCCGTTGCAGTGTATCGCAGGCATGGTGTGTTGCATTTCCGTTGCCCCCATAGAACGGGCTTATCGTGACGACTGTATGATTAGAGCTATACATTCCTCAAAAGCAGCCTTGAActgccccctctttttttttttttctctcttcctctctctcgctGTACTACACTGGTACTACTCTGCACAAAGCTTTCGTTCAGGAAGTAGTACACGTTTATAAGAAAGTTGCTTCGGCATTAGAGGGAAACACTCGGTGGTGTTAGCTTGGTACGTAGCAGCCAACAGGTAGTGGGTTTTCCCCACGGTTTTCTCTTTTGCGTACGATAACGCATCGTCACAAAGGAAGATTCACTTCGTTGAAGcaaacaactgttttatttgttTGGGCGCCGCATGCTGTTCCGTGACTGACGCGAACACAAGTTTCGAAAAGCGGATAACTTTTGGATATGATCATGCGCCGCTCCCATCGCGTCATTCAGCCGCCCTATGTGCGCAGCTTTAACCCACTGCGCAACGCAATGTCTTTGATCGGTCACGGCGCGTTTGTACTATGACGCCTTGATTGACATCTGGCCGTGACTAATGGACGCTTGCCTTCCTGCCATTTGCGAGCTTGGGCCGACAGTCCCGGCTGCGTCGTTCTGGCCTGTTTGTATCTAACAATGCGTTCTTGTGACAGTGTCACTTTTTAGAAGCGGCATTCAACAGAGGAGGTGCTTCGCGATGTCTCCCAGCCGTCACATGCATGCTCACCTGTGTCCATATCGTGAAATAATCGTTTAATGCATTTGTCTGTGACTTTCTGGCTCTTTCGCGTGACGTGCGCGACATGCGTGTTCAGAAAGTTTAGTTGAAGTTAACTTCAATGAATATTATTAGTTTCACAGCCAACGTTGatcaaaagtgtgtgtgtgtgtgtgtgtgtgtgtgtgtgtgtgtgtgtgtgtgtgtgtgtgtgtgtgtgtgtgtgtgtgtgtgtcggtggGTTCAAGCTAACTTGTCACTCAACAATTTGCGCATCGTTCGCGCAACAGTTGGCGCATCGTTCCGTTAGCTGCACGGAGTGCGCATGCGCCAGATGTGCCGCCCCCTACGGCTTCCAGTGGGCATTGTGACTTATCAGTGAAGCAACAGGTGCCTACCGCGATTCGGTCCGGTTATCACAATTAATTTGCTGAGCACTGTACATACCATACAACTTCTTAATTAGCCGCGTGGAAAAGATACTTATCAGGTACAGGTTAATATCGGGTACATGCAGAGCTATCTGCACGTATTGTTATGCTGACTAATTATACGTTGACAAAGGCAAGCCTGCTTGTCGAAATGTTGTATGCAGCGACACCTCTGTCGAAGAATTTTTCATATCTGCAATTCCATCTTCTCAATTTTTCATATCTGCAATTCCATCGCCTTATTTAGATTTCAGGCCACTGGAAGATGCGTAACTAAACAAAGTAAAATTTAATGGCAGCTTTTCACACAGTGGTGTGTGCTGTGCACTTCAGTGTTTTTGTTGAGGTTGATTCAATATTTAGTATAGATACAGGAGTATATACATTTTAGTATAGAAAAAGGTTCCATAGTGTAAAGACTACTAAATTGCTTTGAGGATTGATGCTCTATCAAAACCTTGGGGATAATATTTCTGCAGAGTATGGAACGTCTTTTCATTAGAAGAGATAAATGCCTGAGCTATAACTATTAAACACAGAAAATATTAACTGCAATCATTAGTTTTAAAGCACTTCTGTATGCCGAAGTACTGGATGCAGATGAGCCCTTGGTACTAGAGCCTACCTTTACAAAATTTTCGGGAACATTCATTTAATCGGTTGCTGACCTTTTGTGAAATAGTATTTTTTGGGGGTAAGTAGGACATACTCTTGTCGTTGAAAGAGCTGGTTTCAGCCTTATGTATACTTCAAATGGTTGTCCTTTTAGTGGTATTCTGTTATTGCAAGGGCTGTTATTGAAAATGTCCCTGCATGTAATTCCTGTTGCTATTGTGTTATACTCATTTATTTGTTACCAAAACTTCCATTCACATAATACTCATTTATTGTCACCAAAACTTCCATTCACATAATTTTTGCTATgtatttgtttctgtctttaaaaaaaaaagatgaggagTGTGATTGTGGCATGGCCAGCTGTGCAGCTGTACAAATCGCTAAAAATTTTGGCATCGTACAAACATCCTGTGCAACTATGCTGCATGGGGGAGTATAAAGCTTGCATCAGTCACTTTGGGCTGCGTTTACAGATGTGAAGTATTATTTGGCATTTTCAAGATTAAAGTGAGAAACAACGTTAAGCACACATGACAGCAACAATTTTCGCATAGAATGTTTATGTGTTATGTTCTAGACCCCATTTTGTTCTACTGCATTAAACATTTTCACCTTGCATGTCCTGCGGCCAAATATACATTGTGTTGTCCTGGCTACTTGGCATGATCGATCATGCAATAAAGATTGCCAGTTTATAAGACAGCAAAACATTTAAGGCGAAAATGAGGCTTGCCATCGCGCCTTAGCATCCCACAGTGCTACAATGCTAGCATgatgaaaagtgttgcaggtgtCGCACATTAGTAATGCACGAGGTGAAAAATCCCTGGTATCCAATGGAAGGATTGCACATGGGGCTGCACAGCAGGAATGCAAATGTGTGTGTGACAGTTCTGGCAGCATCATTTGAGCAGGGTGCAGTTCATTCCCCTGGCTTCATTGCTGTTGGAGCCAAACACATGTGACCGCTTTGACCGCTATTGCAAGGCCTCCCTCTTGATCTAAGATTAATGAAATGGTTCTATTAAAACTCTTTGACATCTTACACACTTCATTTTTTTCACGGAGCAGTTATCATTAAGAACGTGCACTTGTTTGCTGGGAAAAGCTTGCAATGGTATAATCGTTAGAATTCGCaagttgtttttatttcttttgtgtaCTTGTATAGCATGCTTTGTGGAGCTAGCACTCATGTTTTCACACTTTCGTGCATTGTTTTCTTGCATTTAGCAAGGTCGTGGCAAGGTTCTTGACAGcttgtattttttttcgttttcagcaTGCGCGCAGAAGTCAAACACATCTTGTTCCGATTGCTTAGCAGCTGGCACTGGGGTATGTAACGCAAGCTTTTCAATGACATAAACTGCATTTACATCATAGCTTCTAGGAAGTGTCTGCACTGTAGATTAAGCAAGCTGTTTGTGCAAAGTGTTCATGCCTGACAGAGGCAGCAAGGTGCATCTTTGCTAGGAGCTGTGTAAGCGCAGCAACATTTTCTAAAGGAAGCAAGGCTAATGCAGCAAGAGAGTAGTAATAAAAAATTATATGAAATTTTGACATGCcccttgttttgatgtattgcctgcatttctttttcaatAGCCAAAGGTTGCAGATGAACTTCCTGGCATGCATTTTAAATTTTCTCATTAGAATTTCAGTTTTTGTCATTGTTTCACTTTTGGGTTTCAAGATGATCAAATTTGCATATTTCGGTTATCATAGAAAATGTGCATGCTACCATACAAAGTGCATACAAACAGTTGCGTTAACTTAGATGCATTCTAAGGTAAAATTACCTGCATTAACTTCGTGTTTAAAACAACTGTAACTCTTGTCATTTTCATGCAGTAGGTTAACTGAATGCATAATGGTATGAGATATTGTAATACTGCAATGCCTGCTGCAACAGTAAGGTGCAGATTGTAAAACATTGTAGTAACTTTCTCACTGCTGCTTCGTTATATTAAAAACTTGTGTTTAACATGTCAACTCACAATAAGTCGCACATTAATGTAGTGATAGGTTATTTGTCTTTAAATAAAATGAAGTAAAGGAAAATTAGGAAGTTACTGCTGACCCCTGTGTAAGGCCTTATTGTGTGTTACAAAAGACCTAGGTGTCACTTCACTGATTTTTTCCAATTATGTTCTTTATAAGCAAGGAGctggagcattttttttttataaattattAGTTTAATAGCATCTCACCTAGTCTAATGATAAATACACATCAAAGTATGAAGATGCTGACGGGAAATGTTTGTTGACAGGTTAAGACTTTTCACTTCCACATGGAAGCTTTGTTCCAGGGCTGTTGTAAAACATTAACCCTGTCACATCTTTTGTTGTTTGCGCTGTTGAATTATGCTGTTTATGCTTTGAGAATATGCTATCCGTATAGAAGCCAAAATTTCTCAATCTACTAACCACAACCATATTTGCCGACATCCTACTTTTTATTCTGGGCATGCTCCAGAAGTCTGCATTTTGTCTGAAGTTTTCTTTCTGGTCTGCCTTTCTAGTGTTACTACTGCTCTACGACGAGAAGATGTGGCTTTTATCCGTACAAGAGGCTCATCCCAAGCCACGATGAGTGTGCCTACTTCTCAGAAGTATACTGGGGTGTTTGCTTCAGTAAGTTTCCCAGCAGCTAATGCCTTTCACATATAGATAGTGATATCTTTTCAGCCT
Above is a window of Rhipicephalus sanguineus isolate Rsan-2018 chromosome 3, BIME_Rsan_1.4, whole genome shotgun sequence DNA encoding:
- the LOC119387229 gene encoding LOW QUALITY PROTEIN: pituitary tumor-transforming gene 1 protein-interacting protein-like (The sequence of the model RefSeq protein was modified relative to this genomic sequence to represent the inferred CDS: deleted 1 base in 1 codon), whose amino-acid sequence is MCNVQSATLFFLIACCISPVVFTSDPTTTSHVPSATTEPPPHVSTTISPQTACAQKSNTSCSDCLAAGTGCYYCSTTRRCGFYPYKRLIPSHDECAYFSEVYWGVCFISLQGTVITISVVVGTILLALVVCCCCCCRKRQNSKWLRDMARMEEERRQRQERADERRSERKARNDDIRRKYGLVREETPYTRF